The segment AGCATCTGGTGCGCTACGCCTGCGTGTTCAGCGGCGACCGCACGGCGGGCCGCGCGGGCATGGGCGCGGTCATGGGCGCAAAAAATCTCAAAGCCGTTACCGCGACGGGCGGCAAGAGCGCCTCCGTGCATAACCGCGAACGATTGAAGAAAGTGGTGCGCGGCTGGGTGAAGCTGCTGAAGAGCCATCCGCTCACGGGCGAGGCCTTGCCGAAATACGGGACGGGATTTCTGTTGCGCCTCATGCAGCAACGCCGGTTACTGGCCACGCACAACTACAAGTACGGCCAGTTCCGGGACTATGAAATGCTTTCCGGCCAGACGCTGGCGGAAAAGCACCTGATTCGGAACGTGGGTTGCACGACCTGCATCATCAAATGCGGACGGCTCGTCGAGGTGGACGGCAAGCGCGTGAAAGGCCCGGAACTTGAAACGCTGGGCCTGCTTGGCCCGAACCTGGAGAACAACAACCTCGAACGCATCCTGAAGTGGAATTACGAACTGGACGAACTGGGCATGGACACGATCAGCACGGGCGGCAGCATCGGCTTTGCCATGGAACTCCAGGAAAAGAGGCTTTGGGATTGCGGCCTTGAATTCGGGAAGACAGACAATCTCTCCGACGTGATGCACGACATCGCGTACCGGCGCGGCATCGGCGACCTGCTTGCGGAGGGCACAAAACGCCTGGCGCAGCGTTTCGGCGGCGCGGAATTCGCCATCAATGCGAAGGGGTTGGAGCTTGCGGCCTACGAGCCGCGCGGCGCGGTGGGCCAGGGGCTCGGCTACGCCACGGCGAACCGCGGCGGCTGTCATCTGAACGCGGGTTACATGGCGCTCATGGAAGGATTGGGGCTGGGCATGAACCCTTACACCCCGCGCGCAAAAGCCGCGCTGAATGTGCTGAACCAGAATCTCATGGAAGGCGTGTCCGCGGCGGGGTGCTGTCTGTTCCCGCTGTTCTCATTCTATCCGGGCTGGTTGATTTCGCACCAGGACAGCCTCGCCGGACGGATCGTCAACGCGATTCTGCCCTATTCGGGCGCGAGCGTAAACCTGCTCAACAGACTGCCGGGCAAGTTCCTGCCGATTCACTTGCCGCTGTTCCCCTATACGAAGGCGCTGAGCGCCGTCACGGGCATGAAGATGACCGTCGGCAGACTGAAGGACATCGGCGAACGCGGCTTCAACCTTGAACGGCTGCTCAATATTCGCCTGGGGCTTACCGCGGCGGACGACAGCCTGCCCAAACGGCTCACCGACGAACCGCAAGTCGAGGGCGACTTGCGCACGCGCGTGCCGCTCGGCAAAATGAAGCGGCAATACTACAGGATTCGCGGCTGGGACGCCTGCGGCGTGCCCACGGAACGGAAGAAGAAACGGCTGCGCATCGGTTGACCCGCCCCCGCTACAGACGCGGGTCGGCCGGGCAGGCGATATGCAGCTCCAAACATAACGAGGGAAGGCATTCATGACGATGCGGGAGGAAGTGGCCGCGGCGGTGCTGGCCGCCGCGCATGAGCGAGATGGGTCAGCCGAGCTGCCGTGCGCGGAAGCGTTCGCGATTGCGGAGCGGCTGGCCGTGCCCGTGGCCGAGGTGGGGCGCGCCTGCGACGAACAGCACGTGAAAATCACGCGCTGTCAATTGGGATGCTTCTGATGGCGCCCGCGAAACGCACCGTGCCCTCCGGGATACAAATCGGTTTCAAATTGTGGCTGACGCTGGACGGCGAAGGGGTCTTCGGGGAAGGCAGGTGGCAATTGCTCGCTGCGATTCACCGTGCCGGGTCGCTCCGCGCCGCGGCCGGCGCGCTGGGCATCAGCTATCGAAAAGCGTGGGGCGACTTGCGCGAGGCGGAAGAGGCGTTGGGCTTGACTCTTCTCGAACGGCGGCGCGGCGGCGCGGAAGGCGGCGAAAGCCGGCTCAGCGAAACGGGCCGCGTATGGCTGGCCGAATTCGCGCGATTGCGCGCCGAGTGCGGGCGGAACATGGAACGGTCCTTCGCCCGATGGATGAAAAGGATGCAGTCATGAGCTTTTTGCCTGCCGGGCGGACCCTCCTCTGCGCGGGGACTGTCCTGTTGAGCATGAGCGCCGGGGCGCAGCGGGACACCCTCTCGGGCGAATTGATGGTCTTCCATGCCGGGAGCCTCGCGGTCCCGCTCAAGCAGGTGGCCGAGGCGTTTCAACGGGAGCATCCGGCGGTGCGTATTCTCAGCGAGGCCGCGGGCAGCCGCGAATGCGCCCGCAAGCTGACCGACCTCGGCAGGGCCTGCGATGTGCTCGCCTCGGCGGACTACGCCGTGATTGAGGCCATGCTCATCCCGGACCACGCGGAGTGGTGCATCAAGGTCGCGGGAAACGAGATGGTCATCGCGTACACGGACGAATCGGCCCATGCCGCCGAGGTCACGCGCGACAACTGGCATCACGTGCTCCTGCTCGAAGACGTCGCCTTCGGCCGGTCCGACCCAAACACGGACCCCTGCGGTTACCGGGCCATTCTCACGGCCAAACTCGCCGCGCGCCACTACGGCATCCCGGACCTTGCCGTTCGGCTCACGGCGAAGGACCGGCGGTTTGTCCGTCCCAAGGAGACGGACTTGCTTGCGTTGCTTGAAACGGGCGCAATCGACTACATATTCATTTACCGGTCGGTTGCGGAGCAGCACGGGTTGCGTTGGCTGGCGCTGCCCGACGAGATCAATTTGAAACGGCCGGAACTTGCAGCGCTTTATCATTCGGTTTCCGTCGAGATCTCGGGGGATGCGCCAGGCGCCTTCGTCACGCAGTACGGCGAGCCGATGGTCTACGGCGTGACCATTCCGAAGAACGCGCCGAATCCAGAAGCCGCGCTGGCTTTCGTCACGTTCCTGCTGGAAGCCGGCAAGGGCCTCGCGATTCTGGAACGCAACGGGCAGCCGGGCGTCGTGCCGTCGCCGTCGGCGTCCTACGACCGCATACCCGGCGCCTTGAAGAGGTTCGCCCTGAAGCCATGAATTCGCGCAGCGACGCCATACGAAGCACCGAGCCATTGACGCTGGTCTTTGCCTTCTGCGGCGGCCTGGTGCTTCTGTTCCTGGTCGCGCCGCTCGCGGGCATGGTCCTCGGCAGCCCGTTCACCGCGCTGCAGCAGACCGCCGCGGACCCCGAAGTCCGGGCGAGCATCTGGCTCACGCTGTGGACGTCCCTGGCGGCGACGCTCGTGTTGTCCGTCGCGGCGATTCCGTTCGCGTATCTGCTCGCGCGGCGCAACTTCCCGCTCAAGGGTCTCGTCTCCGCGGTCATCGATCTGCCCATCGTCGTGCCCCACTCCGCCGCGGGCATCGCCATTCTCGGGTTCGTCTCGGCGAACAGCCCGGTCGGCGGCGCGGCGGAACGCCTGGGAATCCACTTTGTAGGCGGCGCGCCGGGGATCATGGCCGCGATGGCGTTCGTGAGCCTGCCTTTTCTGATCAACGCGGCGCGCGACGGGTTCGCGTCCGTACCGGAACGATTCGAGAAAGCGGCGTTGAACCTGGGCGCGTCTCCGGCGCGCGTCTTTGCCACGGTTTCGGTTCCGCTGGCTTGGCGCTCGATCCTGTCGGGGCTCGTGCTGATGTGGGCGCGCGGCCTGAGCGAGTTCGGCGCGGTCGCCGTCGTGGCCTATCACCCCATCGTGACGCCCGTGCTGATTTACGAGCGGTTTGGCGCTTTCGGCCTGAAGTATGCCCGGCCCGTCGCGGCCCTGTTCCTTGGCGTGTGCCTGCTCTTCTTTCTCGTGATCCGGCTATTGGCAAGGCGGCCCGGCCATGTTGCGCGTTGAACAACTCTGCGTCCGCGCGGGCGCGTTTTCGCTCCGTGACGTTTCGTTCACGGTCGGGCAGGCCGCGTACTTCGTGCTGTTGGGCGCGTCCGGCGCGGGCAAGACGGTTCTGCTCGAAGCGCTGGCCGGCCTGGTGCCCGTGCAGGGGGGCCGCATCCGCCTGTGCGGCGCGGACATCACCCGCGCGCGCATACGGCACAGAGGATTCGGGCTGGTCTATCAGGACCGGGCGCTGTTCCCGCACCTGACCGTGCGCCGCAATATCGCGTACGGCCTCCACGCGCGGCGGTTGCCGCGCGCGCTGGTCCGTGAGCGCGTCGCGGAATTGGCCGCGGAAACCGGCACGCAGGGACTGCTCGACCGGTATCCCGGCACGCTATCGGGCGGCGAGGCGCAGCGTGTCGCGCTTGCGCGGGCGCTCGCGACACGGCCGCAATGCCTGCTGCTCGATGAACCGTTGTCTTCGCTCGACGCGCACGCGCGCGCGGAGATGCGGGCGCTGCTGCGCACGATCCACCGTGGCGGCCGCACCATCCTGCACGTGACGCACGATTACGAGGAAGCGCTGGCGCTGGCGACGCAAATCGCAGTGGTCGAAAACGGAACCATTCGCCAGGCCGGCGCGCCTTCGGACGTCTTTCAGCACCCGAAATCGGAATTCGTTGCCCGGTTTGTCGGCATTCGCAATGTTTTCAAGGGCCGCCTCGAAGCCGCAGCCGCGGGCCAGCCGGGGGAAGCTGCCTTTGTGACCAACGGACTCCGTTTCCACGTGCTCACGGATGGGCCGCCCGGGCCGGGGCTGTTGCTCGTGCGCAGCGAGGACATCACGCTCTCGCCGGGCAGGCCGGAATCGAGCGCTCGCAATTGCGTCCAAGGCACGGTCCGGGAAATCGTGCCCGTGCGGCTTGGCGTCGAGGTGTACATCGATGCGGGCGTGGAGATGGCCGCGCTCGTCACGCCCGGTTCGGTCGAGCATATGGAGCTGCGCGAAGGGTTGAGCGTGTGGGCAGCCTTCAAAGCCAGCGCTGCCCGATTCATAGGAGAATAACAGGATGAGTGCGACAAAGTGCGCGCGCATACGCCGGGAGCCATCGGGTCCCGGCGATAAGGGCATCATTACCAACAAAGCGGAAGGAGTACAGAAATGATTCGGCAGAACCGCACCAGATTACACGGCTTCACACTGATTGAACTGCTGGTCGTTATCGCGATCATCGGCATTCTCGCGGCGATTCTGCTGCCCGCGCTGGCGCGCGCCCGCGAGGCCGCGCGGCGCTCGTCCTGTCAGAACAACCTCAAGGAGATCGGGCTCTCGTTCAAGATGTACGCGAACGAGGAGCCCGGCGAATTCTTCCCGACGCAGTTTCCGGGGTACTACCCG is part of the Candidatus Hydrogenedentota bacterium genome and harbors:
- a CDS encoding aldehyde ferredoxin oxidoreductase family protein; the encoded protein is MCSQYGGYAGKVLRVDLRTREVDEYPWTDEDRTLYLGGKIMAAKILYDNIAAGTDAYAQDNVLVVSTGPLTGTSVPSSSRFNISSVSPLTGFCASSNCGGDFGLRLKKAGYDALVITGKASVPVWIEITEDNVVFHDAGDLWGKTTGETQEALGESRGKIVIGPAGEHLVRYACVFSGDRTAGRAGMGAVMGAKNLKAVTATGGKSASVHNRERLKKVVRGWVKLLKSHPLTGEALPKYGTGFLLRLMQQRRLLATHNYKYGQFRDYEMLSGQTLAEKHLIRNVGCTTCIIKCGRLVEVDGKRVKGPELETLGLLGPNLENNNLERILKWNYELDELGMDTISTGGSIGFAMELQEKRLWDCGLEFGKTDNLSDVMHDIAYRRGIGDLLAEGTKRLAQRFGGAEFAINAKGLELAAYEPRGAVGQGLGYATANRGGCHLNAGYMALMEGLGLGMNPYTPRAKAALNVLNQNLMEGVSAAGCCLFPLFSFYPGWLISHQDSLAGRIVNAILPYSGASVNLLNRLPGKFLPIHLPLFPYTKALSAVTGMKMTVGRLKDIGERGFNLERLLNIRLGLTAADDSLPKRLTDEPQVEGDLRTRVPLGKMKRQYYRIRGWDACGVPTERKKKRLRIG
- a CDS encoding LysR family transcriptional regulator, with product MAPAKRTVPSGIQIGFKLWLTLDGEGVFGEGRWQLLAAIHRAGSLRAAAGALGISYRKAWGDLREAEEALGLTLLERRRGGAEGGESRLSETGRVWLAEFARLRAECGRNMERSFARWMKRMQS
- a CDS encoding extracellular solute-binding protein, which codes for MSAGAQRDTLSGELMVFHAGSLAVPLKQVAEAFQREHPAVRILSEAAGSRECARKLTDLGRACDVLASADYAVIEAMLIPDHAEWCIKVAGNEMVIAYTDESAHAAEVTRDNWHHVLLLEDVAFGRSDPNTDPCGYRAILTAKLAARHYGIPDLAVRLTAKDRRFVRPKETDLLALLETGAIDYIFIYRSVAEQHGLRWLALPDEINLKRPELAALYHSVSVEISGDAPGAFVTQYGEPMVYGVTIPKNAPNPEAALAFVTFLLEAGKGLAILERNGQPGVVPSPSASYDRIPGALKRFALKP
- a CDS encoding ABC transporter permease → MNSRSDAIRSTEPLTLVFAFCGGLVLLFLVAPLAGMVLGSPFTALQQTAADPEVRASIWLTLWTSLAATLVLSVAAIPFAYLLARRNFPLKGLVSAVIDLPIVVPHSAAGIAILGFVSANSPVGGAAERLGIHFVGGAPGIMAAMAFVSLPFLINAARDGFASVPERFEKAALNLGASPARVFATVSVPLAWRSILSGLVLMWARGLSEFGAVAVVAYHPIVTPVLIYERFGAFGLKYARPVAALFLGVCLLFFLVIRLLARRPGHVAR
- a CDS encoding ABC transporter ATP-binding protein, producing MLRVEQLCVRAGAFSLRDVSFTVGQAAYFVLLGASGAGKTVLLEALAGLVPVQGGRIRLCGADITRARIRHRGFGLVYQDRALFPHLTVRRNIAYGLHARRLPRALVRERVAELAAETGTQGLLDRYPGTLSGGEAQRVALARALATRPQCLLLDEPLSSLDAHARAEMRALLRTIHRGGRTILHVTHDYEEALALATQIAVVENGTIRQAGAPSDVFQHPKSEFVARFVGIRNVFKGRLEAAAAGQPGEAAFVTNGLRFHVLTDGPPGPGLLLVRSEDITLSPGRPESSARNCVQGTVREIVPVRLGVEVYIDAGVEMAALVTPGSVEHMELREGLSVWAAFKASAARFIGE